A genomic stretch from Lagenorhynchus albirostris chromosome 12, mLagAlb1.1, whole genome shotgun sequence includes:
- the LOC132530403 gene encoding metallothionein-1E, with protein sequence MDPKCSCPTGGSCSCAGSCTCKACRCTSCKKSCCSCCPVGCAKCAQGCVCKGASDKCSCCA encoded by the coding sequence ATGGACCCCAAGTGCTCCTGCCCCACTGGCGGCTCCTGCAGCTGTGCTGGCTCCTGCACCTGCAAAGCCTGCAGATGCACCTCCTGCAAGAAGagctgctgctcctgctgccccGTGGGCTGCGCCAAGTGTGCCCAGGGCTGCGTCTGCAAAGGGGCCTCGGACAAGTGCAGCTGCTGTGCCTGA